The genomic interval AAATCACCCGGTGAACCTCGTGTTCATCACCACGGGCAGGGTCCGCAGGATGATCTTCAGATCCAGCCAAATGCTCTGGTTGTTGATGTAATTGAGGTCGTAACGCACCATTTCCTTGAACGTGGTGTTGTAGGTTCTGAGGACCTGCCAGAGGCCCGTGATTCCCGGTTTCGCCTCGAGAACACGGCGACGATGCCAATCCTGATAGATGTCGACCTCGTAAGGAATTGGAGGGCGCGGACCCACGAGACTCATCGTGCCCAGGAGAACGTGGAACAGTTGCGGAAGCTCATCCAGGCAGGTTCGTCTCAGAACGCGTCCCAAAGGAGTGATGCGCGGATCGTCCGGCACCTTGAACAACGGTCGGCCCGCATCGTCGAGCGGCTTTACCGGAACCCGACCATTGATGAAGTTCCACTGGTACTTCCGGTGGATCTCATCATTGGCACCGGCCCGCATGGTTCTGAACTTCAAGAAGGTGAACATCCTCCCCTGGAATCCGACGCGTACCTGTTTGTAGAGCACGGGTCCCCGCGAAGTGAGCTTGATGGCGATCGCGATCAACAACATGGGCACGGCGAGAATGCTGATGCCGATCACCGCGCCGACGATGTCAATCGAGCGTTTCGCGAAGCGATACCATCGATCCTGCTCGGCAAGCTCGGGAAGAATCTCTGTCTTCAGGGTGTCGACGCGTACTTTAGGATCGCCTTCGGCGGAATCGACACCGGCCGCCGGGGCGGCCTCCTCGTCCTTGTCCCCCGATTGAGGAGCTTCGTTTCCGTTGCGCGATTCCAGCGAACCAGCCTCTGACGGATCACGGCCGTTGTCCGAATGGTCGGCCAAAGGCGAGCAGGCGAAGGTCACGGATCGGATGAACCGCGGGTAGTGTGCTCCCGCGGAGGCATCCACCCCATCGGACAGGATCCGCTTGATCTTCTTGATGAAAGCTCGGGCGTGGGCGCTGGAGGCGTCGCACAAGAGGATGGCGATCGTGTATTTGCTGAGGTACTTGATGTCGTAGTTGCGCGTATTGCGGGAAATGACGTCGACCGTGTGGGCGAGGCACTCGTGGAGGCCACGCTTCGTCAGCTGCCGGTCGTGTCGACTCTTGGAAAAGTCGATGGTGACGCAGTTGACGGGAACTCCGGTGCGATAGCTCCGGTTGCGCTCCTGCTTGACCGCCCGCAGGAACTCGTCGCGAGTCACCCACGAGTCTCGGTCCCGGAGCAGTGAGCCGACGAAATCACTCCCTGAACCGTGACCCTTCTTGCGCGCGAACATCGCCCCCCATCCACTGCGAGCCAGCTTCCCAATTGGAAAACTAGCCGCGGCCCCAGTTCCTCAAATCAAGACAACCGACTGACATGTCGCCGAACCCCAATTGAGGCGCACGATCCCACGAATGGAGACCGACGCGCCGCGCTATGCCTTTCAGTTGCGCCACCTCAACGAATCCGTAAACCCTGCCCCCGAGCGGGGATCAAGGATTGCTGGGGTTAACTTCCGGGGGGAAAGCCATTATGAGGCGCTTAGGCGGGTCGAGTCAAGAGAAAACAGGAATCGGTCGTTCTCTCCGAGATGTGGCCGCTCAGGTGTCCATGTAGTGCTTGACACTGATAGCGGTTCTAAGCCACCATAGAGGCCCCCCCTGTAGAAGTCATCGTGAAGGGCATCTGTCCACCGGCATGGCTAATGGTGTAGCGCACGTCTTTCCTGCGACCGACCCCACGGGTCCGGAAATGCATGCTCCTCACGCCCGTTCGATGGAACGCCCGAGACGATTTCGCGCTTCAGGCAGTTAACCGGCTGCTTCGGCGCTTGACTCGAGATTTTCTGAGCTTGGATTAACGAGAGCGAAGACGTGGGGGAGGCGATCATGAGACGCT from Vicinamibacteria bacterium carries:
- a CDS encoding sugar transferase codes for the protein MTRDEFLRAVKQERNRSYRTGVPVNCVTIDFSKSRHDRQLTKRGLHECLAHTVDVISRNTRNYDIKYLSKYTIAILLCDASSAHARAFIKKIKRILSDGVDASAGAHYPRFIRSVTFACSPLADHSDNGRDPSEAGSLESRNGNEAPQSGDKDEEAAPAAGVDSAEGDPKVRVDTLKTEILPELAEQDRWYRFAKRSIDIVGAVIGISILAVPMLLIAIAIKLTSRGPVLYKQVRVGFQGRMFTFLKFRTMRAGANDEIHRKYQWNFINGRVPVKPLDDAGRPLFKVPDDPRITPLGRVLRRTCLDELPQLFHVLLGTMSLVGPRPPIPYEVDIYQDWHRRRVLEAKPGITGLWQVLRTYNTTFKEMVRYDLNYINNQSIWLDLKIILRTLPVVMNTRFTG